The genomic segment CCGGTTGCTCTGTGATAACAAGGACCCTTCACACACCATCCTCGGTTCTAAGGTAATTCAAGTTTTCTACTATCCATTCTCTACATACCAAACGTGATTTTAGTTTGAGATTCACTGACACGAGTCGTCGCAGTATCAATTTATAAACCACTTCTCTACAAGAGAGTGTAACATTTCAAACGGGTGAGAAATATTCTGTAGTGATTATGCCTCATATTAGCTTTCAactttacttaaaaataaaattaacttctcTATGTGTATAGGTTAAAAAAAAGgagtttttatcttcttttccaTACACTTATGgataaactaattataatttataattctttttttcttttcaaaattcttatgaaaaatcacatccaaagaaacttatatatttatctttaagtaattaaaaaatccttttaaatttaacatatttattaaataatatttattattattattgtgtttataatatataaacttaaatttatccattttttaattaatatttgttaaattgcataaaaataatcacattataaagttattaatatatatataaatggataaatatatttttgtttcttaatttttagtaaaattagtttctcttttgaaactttgattcaatttaatcttttaattttagaaatgtgtaaatttagttattttaactattagatatatttgaaatttcaaaaatatttgataatttagtTGTTCATATTGacacaatttttcttaaatattaattaagaaacgcatttaaaacttcaaataacaaattttaattaaaaaggcTAAAAATTCGCAATCAATTTTAGGATTAgtctaatttcaattttttctaaaaattaaaaaacaaaaacatatatatatatatatatataatggatataattttatttatttataaatttgataattatgagataatttgaatttgaattataatGTTAGATGtgaatttattgtaaaaatgaGATAGAGGGACTATgatatatcaataattttttgataataaataatgtgtcactattttattggtatgtataattaaaatgaacCAATCAAAAGCTATCAcataatcaatttttataaaagcaattgttaaaaaaatatttttcttttatttttttttcaagttgaaAGATATTTTAGCTGTTACAGGGACCGAAGCTGATCAGCACGTGGCTGCTTTTCCAATTGGCGCCACTTGGGACTCTTGGCCTTCCGAAAATCTTCAACTACGTAGAAGACTTCATCATTCGCACGTTTCCCCTCCCTTCGTTCTTCACCAAATCCAACTACCAAAAGCTCTACGAGGCATTCAGAACCTCCGCGGCGACACTGTTAGACGAGGCAGAGAAAGTTGGGCTCGGGCGAGACGAAGCGTGCCACAACGTGGTTTTCATGGCGTGCTTTAACTCCTACGGCGGCTTGAAGAACCAGTTCCCGATGCTGGTGAAGTGGGTGGGATTGTGCGGCGAGAAGCTTCACGCGGATCTCAGGAGCGAGATAAGGcgggtggtgaaggaggagggtGGGGTCACTGTGGGGGCATTGGAGAAGATGAGTCTGGTGAAATCGGTGGTTTACGAGACGATGAGAATAGAGCCTCTGGTACCCTATCAATACGGGAGAGCGAGGGAGGACTTGGTGGTGCAGAGCCACGACGCGTCGTTTAAAGTGAAGAAGGGGGAAATGTTGTTCGGGTATCAACCTTTTGCGACCAAGGATTCTAGAATCTTCAAGGATGCTGAGGTGTTCGTGCCGGGGAGGTTTGTGGGTGAGGGTGAGAAGATGTTGGCGCACGTCTTTTGGTCCAACGGTCGAGAAACGGAGGAACCAACCCCTGCTGATAAACAGTGTCCTGGGAAGAATCTGGTGGTACTGCTGTGTAGGTTGTTTCTGGCAGAGTTGTTCCTGCGTTATGATACGTTTGAATTCGAGTTTAAGGAATCTGGTTTTGGTCCCACTATTACCATCACCTCCCTTACCAAAGCCTCCACCTTCTGACACCTTCATCTTTCTACCTCTTAATTCTCACGTTACTCTATCTTAATTAATATGtatactatttaaaaataatatgtatcgtttctttttaaattaaattaattatgatctTAAGTTTAAGTTTAATAGTTTGGAAAATAAGTGTTTAGTACTTTATGTCTCATATGTGGACTATACTTTCACCTTTTTcgaatagaaaatttattttattataattctcTTATTTGTCCCTcctcaatatataaagataaggatgattttttttaatatataaagataaaaataaaataataaaacccaCACCACACCCCACTGTTGCAATCCAAAGTGATTAATGGGAAAAAAGACACTTAGTTTTCACTTAGTTTCGTTATTCAACATTTGGTTTTGTTTGGTGACCGGATTAGAtaagatataataaataatttattcatttaatgttattataaacTACTAGGAGATATCATAAGTTTACAAATTAGgttaaaaataaactattagaATTAGATGAGGTGGTTATGAAATTATGTGATTCAACAATCTTATTTCCACTTTCTGTGCCAAGATAATTTAgctttcataaataaatattgtttaaatgttttctaGCTTTCATGGTTATAATTATATCTAATTTTGATGAactaatatatttgttttaaaacttgTTCGTATCCTTTCTAATTATACATGACATATTCACTTAAATCTTAATCAAAGAAGACATAAGAAACAAGATGAAAATTCAATACCAATTCTTCACCTATTTTGTCTTCACTAACACTGTTTTACCATTTAAAACGTATCACTTAATTCCATTCTAAAGCCCAAATAGATTCTTAAATTGAATTTCGTTATTCTAATTAACATCTTacactaatattttaatttgctGTTGCGCGCCTCATTTACTTTGGTTATACACATTTCATCAAATAAGCTGGAAAGGATATCTAAGAGTTGGAAAATTAGTTGAAAactatgttaaaaataaaaaagtgtttgTTAAACTAACTAGCTCAAAGTTGCAATGACAAATTAGTTATTGAATCAGAtcttaaagttaaatattattaattattatgaacttttatttttttaatttattttaacttttttacaatctatttttttatataaattaacttcTAAATAAtgctttttattataattttaaacagTTATAATTTCTCAatgaaagataatattttattaaaaataagtgattgaataattaaaacgtaataaataaatgtaacattaaatcaataatccaaaaagtacaataatttaaaaaagtagtaACATAAATAAGACTTCAATACTTTactttaaatagtaaaatacatctaataaattgttttgaaacAGTAATATGAATAgcttattgaaataaaaaaactattaaaaataatttatctatcaaataaatacataaataaagttaaataggTTATATGTTTGGTCgaaacttagaaaaaaaaatgttttagataacagaaaaattgaaaataaaaaatgttttttttttcggtgTGTTTTTAACATGGAGAGTTAAAAcaactgaaaatgaaaaatgagcagggaaaacaaattttaaatattgataaattaaaaataattcacaaataaaatatcACGCCAAATGGTTTTTTGTCTATTTGTAAAACAAGATACTTGTCCAAAGTGCAAAGGAAAGGCATTAGGATAGGTGTTTTCATCATCAtctcaatttataaatattgtttaaattcatctaaatattgataaaagtgtgtgtgtgtctatatatatatatatatatgatttatatatttttttaacaaaaattattgtacaactaaattattttatttatttttggtagaaaacaatataaatagtttattattttgcCTACGATTATtagttttgaatttatttattatttgtcaaTGTTTAGTGTAGTGAaggttttttttatatgtttttttttaatggatttGATATGATCTTTCGTATTTTTTCTTAtgcttatttcttttatattttatttatgtaattataaataatagacAAATTTTGGAGTCACTCTATGTAATATAAActtattatgatatatatatatatatatatatatatatatatatatatatatatatatatatatatatatatatatataaggttaaatatatttgtaattcgtgaatttggatttaaaaattgaaatccgttattttcataaattttaatataattagttttcagatttttttaaaaaattatacagtGGTATTAACCTGTCTTAAATGATTTTTCATAATGTCATTTAAgtttaaatgtataaaaaactaaaatatcaaCTTAAATTATGATttgacacataaaaaataacGCAATTTGATTAAGAGTGTGAACACAAATAGTTAAGGTTTTATCTTGAATTTGTGAATATCTTTGTGTTattgaattgaaataaattacctcaatataaatgaaaaaatgagaaaagaatCTGTACCACTATGATTAAATTCATGAAACAGTTTACCTTAACAAGATGAGAACTAGATTTTAGCTCCCACCCTCCTTCCTCTTTAAAGAACCGGTCAGCAAATGacctgtttttttatttattatttaatcataaataaaccATTAATCTCAAAAATGGAAAACATAAATCTATTAATaataaagattatatttatcatttttaaaatttgatagtTAACCTGTATCTggaataataatgaattttaattttatattaaaatttaaaaactaatatatacacacacatgtatatatatatatatatatatatatatatatatatatatatacatatatatataattgttcatatatctatatatgtttttattttaaattattaagtcACGTTTAATTGATTTAATGTTAATagtagtatatttttatttgttttaatttttaaaaaatattaaataaacatttaagtAAATACGAGtatatttaatatctaataaaaaaaagatataacaaattttatgtggcatataaggaaaaaaaaatgtttataaagttGTACGAGTGAGGAATATACTAACACTGAAATTTACATTTCTCGTAGGGGTCCTTCCCTTCTCTACCTCACGTACAAGACAATGCTAACTTTTCTTCCCTTATATCTCCATGTGCCATATTGTGGGGACTAAGTTTGGTGCTCctataaaaaagaagaaaggcTTAAACTTAAACATTAATGTGATACTTAATGTTATTAATCTAACCTTTCAATATTATCATAAACTCATTCTTCGTTAACATATAAGTAGACTAGAATTGAATAGCTAATTTAATGTGTTTAATGTaattaagtatttataaaacatttaacacatgtactatttattatatctataaaatataatCGTGTTGGGTGAGCCCGTAATTTAGTCCacctaacaaaaaaaaaatagtaatgagGTAGGTTTGATGACTTGGCCCTCCAATTTGTCCACCTAATCTAATGAATGAACATAGCcaataaatgaagaaataagataaattaaattatttagtcACTATCTTTTTAAACATATGTAGATGTTATTAAGTGATATTCTTAATATTCCcataatatatgtatgtatgtatacgatatcaatattatatCATATGGAATGATTTATTTGTGCAAGATGAATATGTACGGAAAAATTTGTGATACAACACTAAAATCATATCTTTTTGGTCTCTATTTTAAAACTGAGGGTGTTTTAGTTTTTCGTTTTaaaagtttgatttatttcataattttaatatatagttgtacatttttttcttattacatATTTGTATATAGTTGAGTAATTAATACTTTTTCTTAGagaaatatttgataattagTGATGAAAACATAGCAAATCAAGTTTTGGTATCTAGAGTTTGATTTAAATGATTATTAGGAACTATTAATATGATTTATCTCCTGATtacaaaaatttcatataaGCCTTACTTTCACTTTTCAAAATTCAGTCTAGCCCAAATTTTGATCTaactttattttacaaaaacttataaacaaactaataattttattataacaacgcataaaaaaataaaggaattttATTCAtcacacaaatttttttttcctaaaaagtaaaattaaaaaaaaaatccataaatgATAAgccattatataaaaaatatcagaaACAAAATATACACATATCCTCGTCTTACAATATAATccaaaaatgagtttttgtttacagaaataattaaatactgAGAAAATTATTAtcctaaaagaaattaaacaaaattaattaaaatcatgcaACATTTAACTCTTTTGCTGAATTATCATACTACTTAGTGACCAAAAATgataaaagagtaaaaataatgtactcaaaatttatatatctattAATTATCATGAATAGAATAAAAATCAATTCGTAATTTAATGTGATTATAACTGTAAAATAAATCATAGAGGGATTATGCTtccttttttcaaaattttaaactcaTCAATAGAATCATAACTAAAATCAATTAGGTATTTTATTTTCcatgtaaataattatattatccaAAAAATAGAatcatctattttattttacaatcttgcttttataatattcattacaaaaaacaatatatttttgtcttataGAAACAACAAAGAGCTAAGAAAAGACAAatgatcaataaaataaaatgtaattgtttttcctttttttgtcaaaaattaACGTAATTAAAGTATGACCGATAGAGGCGTTGAGTGTGTTGACCTCTTTGCCACGCCCCTTTTCTTCCCGTCAGCTTATAGATTGCCTCGAGTTCGACGACACGGATGCGAGGGTGTTTGGTATGTGTCTTTGCTTATTGTTGTTGTAGATTGTATTGTTGCTATTGACTGTTCTGGATGAATTGCGGTTTTTGCAGAGATAATGGGGAGAAAAGGAAGTAGCAAAAGTTGGTTTCAATCAATCGGCAACGAGAGGGCTGAAGTTAACCGCCCGGGGCCGTTTGCCGGACATGCCGTTGGTCAACCACGCCCCCAAGCGCCATCAACCGGGCCAGTACCAGTGATACTGTCGGCGTCGACTGACGAGACAACAGCTGCTGAAGTTCCGCTAGTGCGTAAAAGGAAAACGAAGGCGGTCGACACCAGTCACGAAGCCTCAAAGAAGAGGAAGGAGGTAGTCGATGAAACTGA from the Vigna angularis cultivar LongXiaoDou No.4 chromosome 3, ASM1680809v1, whole genome shotgun sequence genome contains:
- the LOC108325614 gene encoding allene oxide synthase 3; translated protein: MALSSEASSSSLKPIPGRYGIPILGAIRDRHDFFYHQGRDKFFATRIRKYNSTVIRTNMPPGPFVSSDPRVIALLDGASFPLLFDNNKVEKLNVFEGTFMPSTAFTGGHRVCAYLDTREPKHAVLKGFFLNALAARKDAVVPLFRNCLHESFCEVEDQLNKNDEADFNSVFNDASFNFLFRLLCDNKDPSHTILGSKGPKLISTWLLFQLAPLGTLGLPKIFNYVEDFIIRTFPLPSFFTKSNYQKLYEAFRTSAATLLDEAEKVGLGRDEACHNVVFMACFNSYGGLKNQFPMLVKWVGLCGEKLHADLRSEIRRVVKEEGGVTVGALEKMSLVKSVVYETMRIEPLVPYQYGRAREDLVVQSHDASFKVKKGEMLFGYQPFATKDSRIFKDAEVFVPGRFVGEGEKMLAHVFWSNGRETEEPTPADKQCPGKNLVVLLCRLFLAELFLRYDTFEFEFKESGFGPTITITSLTKASTF